The Pseudomonadota bacterium sequence ACCCAGAGCGCCTTCGCCGTGGGGAAATTTCCCATAGGCGTCGCCTCCGCCGACCTCAACCTCGACAGCAAGCCAGACATCGTCACCCCCAACTACGCCGACAGCGCCATCTCAGTGCTGCTGCACGACTGACGGTCGCAGCCCTTCCCCGGGCCCTCCACTGCCAGCAGGCCGTGTTGCCCAGTCTTCGGCCTGCACCCACGACCGCGCGCCGGGAGGTTCGCTACCCCCGCGACACCCGCACCACGCTGCGCCCGGCCCCCTGACGCTCGACCCGCACCACCGCGCCGACGCGCTCGGAGATTCCGGGGACGTGCGAGATGAGGCCGATCTGACGACCCGTGGCCTGCAGCGACTCGAGGGCGGCCAGGGCGGTCTCGAGGGTCTCGGCGTCGAGGCTGCCGAAGCCCTCGTCGATGAACAGCGAATCGATGCGGGCCCGCTGGGCAGACAGCGAGCTCAGGCCCAGCGCGAGGGCCAGCGATACGAGAAAGGTCTCGCCCCCCGAAAGGCTGTCGACCGAGCGCACCTCGTCGCCCATGTCGAGGTCGACCACCTGCAGCGCCAGCGCCTCTTTCTTGTGGGGAACCCGCATCAAGCGATAGCGCCGCGCCAGCTCACCCAGATGCTCATTGGCGTAGGCCACCAGAAGATCGAGGGTGAGCCCCTGGGCAAAGACCTGCATGCGCTTGCCGTCGGCCGAGCCGATGAGGTCGGACAGCTCGATCGTCGAGGGCCGTGAGGTGATCACGCTCGGCCGCGATGAACGCGGCGTCGTGGCGCAGCAGATCGACCGCCTCGTCGACGGTGAGCCCGGCGCCGGCCAGCGCCGCATCGCGCGCCACCCGAGCCTCATCGCGGCGCTTCATCGCTTGCGAGAGCGCATCGCGAAGCGTGCTCTCGCGCGACGCGAGCGACCGATGCTCGCCATCGATGGCCTGCCGCGACTTCTCTGATTCGGTGAAGGCCACCTCCGCATCCTGCACACGCCGTGCGAGCTCGGAGCGCACCGCGTCGGTCGCGCGCCCTCCCAGCAGCGTGGCGCGCACAGAACGCGCCGCGTCGCGCTCTGCCCCCGCCGCCTCGGCTTTGCCTCTGGCCTCGACAACCGCCGCGTCGCTCGATCTTGTCTCGGCCTCGACCGCGGCCATCTTCTCGCGCAGCGCGGTCAAGGTCGCCTCTGCCGAGAGCTTCGCCTGCTCTCGCGCCCGACGCTTCTCGACCGCATCGGCACACTTCGTCTTGAACTCGACTGGGTTCGCCGTGAGCTTGACGCGCCACTCAGACGCAGCAGGGAATGCTGGCGCCAGCTCGGCCTCGGCCTCGGCGAGACCGTCTCGCTCGGCCTGCCCCTCACGCGCAGCGGTGGACTGCTCGAGCTCGAGGGCGCGCACACGCTCTTGCGCTTCGATGAGGCGCCTAGACGCGTCGTCGTGGGCGGCGCGGGCCTCCGCCTCGACACGGGCGGCCTGTTCGGCCTGGGCGCGCGACTGATCGGCCTGGGCGCGCTCGTCGCGCAGCGCAGCCACCACTGCGTCGACCCTCGCCGCCACGGCCTCGAGCTGCGAACCCACACCGTCGTCGGCGATAGCGGCGCCCAGCCCGTCGATGGGCTGCGCGAAGCAGACCGTCTGCCAGCGGTGCGCGAGGTCGTTCGCCTGCTGCTGCTCGACCTCGATCTTGCGCTGCAGCGCTGTCGCCGCCGAACGACAGGCCTCGGCGCGCGACGACGCCTCGGTGGCCTGTCGCTGCGCCTCGCCGAGCTCAGCCTCGAGGGTGCGCACCCGGCCCGACCAGGCGTCGAGCAGCGCGTTCAGCGCCGGGGTCTCTGCGGCGTAGGGGTGCTCGGTGGCGCCGCACAAGGGGCACGGGTGCCCTTCGCGCAGCGAGGCGCGATGCGATTCAAGCGAGAGGGTGAGGGTCATCTCGGAGAGCGCCACGCGCGCCTCATCGAGTCGCGTGCTCAGCCCGTTGGCGGTTTCGGTGAGCGATGCCGCAGATGCCTCGAATTGTGCAGCCTCGGCAAGATGCTGCTCGGCCTCGCCCATCATCTGGGCCGCACGCGCGCCGCACGCCGCAAACTCACCGTGGATCTGCGTCAGGGCGCGTATGCCCTCGCGCTGCCCCTGCGCGGCCCCCTCATCGGCCGCGAGTCGATCTGGCGCGCGGAGGCCATCGACGTGCGCGCGACACGTGCGCAGCCGCTCGGTTGCCTCACCCAAGGCGGTGGCACGTGTCGACGCGGCGTGCTCGAGGGGGGCCAGCGCCTGGCGGGCCTGCGCCAGCTGCCCGTCGAGTGCGGCGACGCGCGCGTCTCGCTGGGCCACGATGCCGTGCCTGCGCACATAGCGATCGAACACCGCCTCCCAGCGCGACCACTCGTCGGTGAGCACCTTTGTGGCGACCTTCTCGGCAAGCCACGTCTCGGCCTCGCTGCGCGCGCGCTCGGCGTCGGCCTGCTGGGTGCGAAGATCAGCGAGCGTGCGCGCGTGCCCTGCCGCATCGTGCTGCTTTGCGTTCAGCGCACCCTCGGCATCGGTAAGACGACGCTCGAGATCGCCCAGGCGGGCATCGAGCGCCGCGGCGCGGTCGAGCGCTTCGGCCGCGGCCTCACGCGCCGAGACCGCCTGCGTGTGCTCGAGCTGACGCGCATCGCGCACCTTCACTGCCTCGGCGAGGCGTTCTGCAAGCTGCTCACGACGCGTCGTCTCTTCGCCCAGCAGCCGCTCGCTCTCGGCCACCAGGCTTTCGAGCTCGACGCAGCGCTCGACGGCGCCGCGCAGCGGCTGCGCCGCCTCGACCGCCCGCAGCCGCGCTTCGCGCGGACCCGCCTGCGCGCGCTGCTCGCTGACCATCGCGAGCCCCTCAGACGCCGCGGCCTCGTCCTTTCGCAGATCGGCCAGGGTCGCATGCCACTGGAGCACCTTCACCACCGCGCTCAAGGCGTCTCGCTGCGTCTTCAGCGCGTCGGCACGCGCGCGCTCGTCGCGCTCGACCTCGGCCCGCGCCTCGTCAGGGAGAACGGGAATCGCGTCGATGGCGCGCTGCAGGCTCTCGACCTCGGTGCGCAGACCCTTGGCGCGTTCGAACGCGGCCTTCGACAGGCGCTGATAGATGTCGGTGCCCGTGGCCCGCTCGAGCAGCTCGGCGCGCTCTTGCGGCGGGGCCTTGAGGAAGGCCGCGAAGTCGCCCTGGGCCAGCAGCACGGCGCGGCGGAACTGCACGAAGTCGAGCCCCACCCGCGCCTGGATGGCGGCCAGCGTCTCTCGCTTGCCCCCCTGGCACACCGGCTGGCCACCCTCGAGCTCAGTGAGCGACAAGGTGGCGTCTTGCAGCGCCCCGTCGACCTTGCCGCGCGCTCGTCGCACCGCCCAGCGCGACCGATAGCGGCCGCCGTCGACCCCCTCGAAATCGACCTCAGCCCACCCGTCGGTGGTGCCGCGGCGCAGGAGGGTGCGCGGATCGGTGTTGCCGATGAGGCTCTTCTCGTCTTCGTTCGGCCCGCCCACGAGAAAGTCGCGGGGGCCGTTGAGACGCGGCGAGGCATCGTAGAGGGCCACGCACACGGCGTCGAGCAGCGTGCTCTTGCCCGCGCCCGTGTGCCCCACGATGGCGAACAGGCCGCCGCCATCGAAAGGCTGCGCCTCGAAGTCGAGGTCGAAGTGGGCGAGGCTGGTGAGGTTGCGGCCGCGAACCGCGAGAATCTTCACGCGCGACCCTCTTGCACCGCGGCGAGCACGTCGTGGAAGGCGTGCAGCAGCGGGTCCGGCAGCGGGTCGCTGTGGGCCTGGGCATACATGCGCACGAAGACCTCGTCCGGCGTCAGGTCGCGCAGGTCGCGCCCCGCGTGGGCATCGGCAAGCCCCTGCGCATCGCCGGTGAGATGGCTGCGGAAACGGATGAGGCGCACGGCTCGGCCCTCGAGGGCCTGCTCGAGATCGTGACGCAGGTGGGCACGGGGGGCCGGCAGCGACACGTGTACCTCGAGCCAGGGCAGGCGGCCCACGTCGTCGCCATCGGTCTTGGCCGGCAGCGCGCGCAACGCCGCGCACACCTCGTCGAGGGGGGCTGCGCCGCTCTTGGGAACGCGCACGATGCCCACATGGCGCGGCACGAGCAACGGCTGCACGTCAGCCAGCCTTCCCCCCGCGAAATCGACGCGCCACACGCCGTGCTCGTAGGGAGCCTCATCGAGGGCCAGGGGCAGCGGCGAGCCGGAGTAGCGCACGTGGCTTCGCCCCCCCACCATCTGCTTCTTGTGCAGGTGCCCGAGGGCCACGTAGTCGATGTCATCGGGGAAGAGATCGACGGGCAGCGCGTGCTGGTTGCCCACCTGTATCTTGCGCTCACTGGTCTCGGAGAGCACCCCGCCCGTCATGTAGCAGTGCCCGGTGGCGATGAGCGCCTGCCCCTCGCCGCGACGGGCCCGCGCCGCCTCGAGCACGCGGTCGTACAGGCGACGCGCCCCCTCGACGAGGGCCTCGGCGCTCTCGTCGTCGCCCCCCTGGCACTCTCGGGGACGGAAGTAGGGCACCGCCGCCACCCATGCGGCCACCTGGCCGTCGGGGCCGGTGAGCGGCACCACCATGCGGTCGACATCGGCGTGGGCATACCCCCCCACCACATGCACCCCCAGCTGCGCGAGCAGCGTGTGCGGAGCGTCGAGACGATGGGGCGAGTCGTGGTTGCCCCCCACGATGACCATGTCGAGGTTTGGCAGCCGCCGGCGCGCGTCGGCGATGAAGCGGTAGAGCATGGTCTGGGCCGACGCGGGCGGGTTCGAGGTGTCGAAGATGTCGCCCGCCACGATGAGGGCATCGGCCTTCTCGCCCTCGAGCTGCACGAGCAGCCATTCGAGAAAGGCCGCATGCTCCGGCTCGCGGGACTGATCGTGCAGGGTGTGGCCGAGGTGCCAGTCGCTGGTGTGGATGATGCGCATTCCCCATTGTTCCCCAAAAAAGAGAAGAACCCTGCTTGCCCCCACAAAACCCCTGAACCGTTATCTGCGCCACCCCACACCGATGTGATCCACGAACCTGACAGATCACCACATCCCGCTTCTCCCCTTGCGCCGAAGCCGGGAAAAGTCTCATACAAGATTCACCCCTGGGCTATCTTGACAGTGGCACGTTCAACTGTTACAATTCAATCATGACCTACGATCTCCAGCAGCTCTGCGACCTCACCGACGTCACCCCACGAACCGTGCGATACTACATCCAGCAGGGTCTGCTGCCCTCGCCTGGCGCGTCCGGTCCCGGCGCGCACTACACCGAAGCCCATCTGCATCGGCTGAACCTCATCCGCAAGCTGCAGAAAGAGCACCTTCCGCTGGCCGAGATCCGCGACCGCCTCGAGGAGCTCGACGACAACGAGGTGGCCCGCGCGGCGCGAAGCGCATCGAGTGCCGCGCGCACGTCGGCGGGCGACTACGTGCGCAACCTGCTGCACGATGTGACCCGAAGCAGCCCGCCCCGTGCCCCTGAACCGCCGGCCTACGCGAGCGATCGCTCGACGTGGGAGCGCATACGTCTCGACCGCGATGTCGAGCTGCACGTGCGTCGCCCGCTGTCGCGCACGCAGAATAAACAGGTAGAGGCCCTCATCGCGGCCGCCCGACAGCTCTTCGAGACCCCCTGAGGCGCGGTCGCGCCACACCTCGCACCGTCTCTCGCATTCTCTGCCCTGCGC is a genomic window containing:
- a CDS encoding MerR family transcriptional regulator; the protein is MTYDLQQLCDLTDVTPRTVRYYIQQGLLPSPGASGPGAHYTEAHLHRLNLIRKLQKEHLPLAEIRDRLEELDDNEVARAARSASSAARTSAGDYVRNLLHDVTRSSPPRAPEPPAYASDRSTWERIRLDRDVELHVRRPLSRTQNKQVEALIAAARQLFETP
- the sbcD gene encoding exonuclease subunit SbcD, coding for MRIIHTSDWHLGHTLHDQSREPEHAAFLEWLLVQLEGEKADALIVAGDIFDTSNPPASAQTMLYRFIADARRRLPNLDMVIVGGNHDSPHRLDAPHTLLAQLGVHVVGGYAHADVDRMVVPLTGPDGQVAAWVAAVPYFRPRECQGGDDESAEALVEGARRLYDRVLEAARARRGEGQALIATGHCYMTGGVLSETSERKIQVGNQHALPVDLFPDDIDYVALGHLHKKQMVGGRSHVRYSGSPLPLALDEAPYEHGVWRVDFAGGRLADVQPLLVPRHVGIVRVPKSGAAPLDEVCAALRALPAKTDGDDVGRLPWLEVHVSLPAPRAHLRHDLEQALEGRAVRLIRFRSHLTGDAQGLADAHAGRDLRDLTPDEVFVRMYAQAHSDPLPDPLLHAFHDVLAAVQEGRA